GCCACCTCGATGGCACTGGCGACCCGGCGCAGGGCCCCTGCCTCCGGCGGGATGCACGCCGCAAGCCAGGCTCGTTCCTCCTCGTCGTCCAGGTCGAGCGGATTGAGGTCGACGCCGACGCGGTGATCGATCGTTGCCGGCGGAGGCAGCAGGGGGCGCAAGGGTCCCTGGAGCTCGCAATCGATGCGGACTTGGGAATCCGAGGCCCCCCATTGTCGCCCATCGCTCAGGCCGTAGTGGTACCGGTCGAGGTAGAGCCCGAGTCCCGATCCCGTGCCGACGTCGACGAGGGCGATGTTGCGGCCGGGCTGCATCCGTTGAAGAACCCCCAGTGCCAGGGCCACCTGGGTACAACGGGCGACCTCGTTCATCTGGTAGACGCGCTCGCTCTGGACCTGGGCGAGCTCGTCATGGTGCTCGAGACAGAAGGCGCGGTAGCGGCTTGCGAACTGGTCGTCGAGTGGCGGTTGGACGCCAC
This window of the Acidimicrobiales bacterium genome carries:
- a CDS encoding DUF2332 family protein, with product MTDERAIARIRDEALQVARGWSGPDAAPTWRLTASLFECLAGDTQLSELASSIPPERLPPLLFVASVQRVAARHRGDRFGAYFPIAGGVQPPLDDQFASRYRAFCLEHHDELAQVQSERVYQMNEVARCTQVALALGVLQRMQPGRNIALVDVGTGSGLGLYLDRYHYGLSDGRQWGASDSQVRIDCELQGPLRPLLPPPATIDHRVGVDLNPLDLDDEEERAWLAACIPPEAGALRRVASAIEVA